A genome region from Synergistaceae bacterium includes the following:
- a CDS encoding DUF5320 domain-containing protein translates to MPGRDRTGPLGQGPMTGWGRGFCGRGAYAGAGFFGGRGWRGRGCGWGWGYGRGRGWGTGMPMGGVWQEPMSEAEERAMMEQELAMTEARANELRARLGREGDE, encoded by the coding sequence ATGCCTGGAAGGGATAGAACTGGACCGCTCGGACAGGGCCCGATGACGGGTTGGGGGCGTGGATTTTGCGGCCGGGGCGCTTACGCTGGAGCCGGTTTCTTCGGCGGACGCGGGTGGCGCGGCCGGGGCTGCGGCTGGGGCTGGGGTTATGGCCGGGGGCGCGGCTGGGGTACGGGAATGCCCATGGGCGGAGTGTGGCAGGAGCCTATGAGCGAGGCTGAGGAGCGGGCGATGATGGAGCAAGAGCTCGCGATGACGGAGGCCAGGGCGAATGAACTTCGAGCCAGGCTTGGAAGGGAAGGCGACGAGTAG
- a CDS encoding 4Fe-4S binding protein yields MKIAVASGKGGAGKTSIAASLVLGRPGSLAMDLDVEEPNLGILLDFKGGSERPVLQPVASLDPDLCSGCGRCAQACEFGALAWFGSGLPVINEFLCHGCGVCPLVCPTGAMSERDREVGRIRSGTAAGGPFIEGRLKVGSVSTVHVIEETMRAAEEFGERYWIMDGPPGVSCPAATVLRAADAALMVAEPTPFGLSDLASVLEVASDLKKPAAVVVNKAGLGERPLDDLCRRFSVEVLESFPFSRAAAATGALGKCPYNTDADWAARTERLWREMERVFS; encoded by the coding sequence ATGAAGATCGCCGTAGCCAGCGGCAAGGGAGGCGCGGGCAAGACCAGCATCGCGGCCTCCCTTGTTCTTGGCAGACCGGGGTCGCTGGCCATGGACCTCGATGTCGAGGAGCCCAACCTGGGGATTTTGCTAGACTTCAAAGGAGGCTCCGAGCGGCCGGTGCTTCAGCCTGTCGCCAGTCTGGACCCGGACCTGTGCTCCGGCTGCGGTCGGTGCGCCCAGGCGTGCGAGTTCGGCGCCCTTGCGTGGTTCGGCTCCGGCCTGCCGGTGATCAACGAGTTTCTCTGCCACGGCTGCGGCGTCTGCCCGCTGGTCTGCCCGACGGGGGCGATGAGCGAGCGCGACCGAGAGGTGGGCAGGATCAGGTCCGGCACCGCCGCCGGCGGGCCCTTCATCGAGGGTCGCCTGAAGGTAGGCAGCGTCAGCACGGTGCACGTAATAGAGGAGACGATGCGCGCCGCCGAGGAGTTCGGCGAGCGCTACTGGATAATGGATGGGCCTCCGGGCGTGTCTTGCCCGGCTGCGACGGTGCTGCGCGCTGCGGATGCGGCGCTGATGGTGGCCGAGCCGACTCCGTTCGGCCTGTCCGACCTGGCGAGCGTGCTGGAGGTGGCGTCGGACCTTAAGAAGCCCGCGGCCGTGGTGGTGAACAAGGCAGGGCTGGGAGAGAGGCCGCTGGACGACCTGTGCAGGCGCTTCTCCGTGGAGGTGCTTGAGAGCTTTCCGTTCAGTCGCGCCGCGGCTGCGACGGGAGCGTTGGGTAAATGTCCGTACAACACCGACGCGGACTGGGCCGCCAGGACGGAAAGGCTATGGCGAGAGATGGAGAGGGTATTCTCATGA
- a CDS encoding 4Fe-4S binding protein has translation MSPFEIVMVSGKGGTGKTTLTACFAALAEGPRVLADADVDAPNLGIILSPRETESRPFFGMKVAHVDEARCTGCGECLRFCRFGSILMKDGKAVVDPGFCEGCGGCLLVCPEGCIEKRAFQRGVLKRGETDFGPMWHARLAPGGENSGMLVALVRKEARQEATELKAPLILVDGPPGVGCPATSSLTGAGLAVLVVEPSRSALADLRRVIDLCGTLSLPFGIAINRWDISPVVTEEIRSVCEAEGWPILGAVPFDEKITRATSDGRIPVEEMGRPLVELWRAILQRGSAKNMTKIKIGIPSLGAETSSAVADRFARAPWFVVADESGKVLESFEGTGADEAHGAATKMLTTLSEKGVSVLLVPRLGPNAINFAKQAGMSAFCAEGLTVADALAKHTEGKLEKLL, from the coding sequence ATGAGCCCATTCGAGATCGTGATGGTCAGCGGCAAGGGCGGGACGGGAAAGACCACTCTGACCGCGTGCTTCGCCGCGCTGGCCGAGGGGCCGCGTGTGCTGGCGGATGCGGACGTGGATGCGCCGAACCTCGGCATCATCCTGTCGCCCCGAGAGACGGAGAGCCGTCCCTTCTTCGGTATGAAGGTGGCTCACGTGGACGAGGCTCGCTGCACCGGGTGCGGCGAGTGCCTGCGCTTCTGTCGCTTCGGGTCCATCCTGATGAAGGACGGAAAGGCCGTGGTGGACCCGGGCTTCTGCGAGGGGTGCGGCGGCTGTCTGCTGGTGTGCCCGGAGGGGTGCATAGAAAAGAGGGCTTTTCAGCGGGGGGTGCTGAAACGCGGTGAGACGGACTTCGGCCCGATGTGGCACGCGCGCCTTGCGCCGGGGGGAGAGAACTCCGGCATGCTGGTGGCGTTGGTGCGCAAGGAGGCCAGGCAAGAGGCCACTGAGCTGAAAGCGCCGCTGATTCTTGTCGACGGGCCGCCCGGAGTGGGCTGCCCCGCGACGTCCTCCCTCACGGGGGCCGGGCTGGCGGTGCTGGTCGTCGAGCCGTCTCGTTCCGCCCTCGCGGATCTGCGGCGGGTGATCGACCTGTGCGGGACCCTGTCGCTGCCCTTTGGAATAGCTATAAACAGGTGGGACATATCCCCGGTGGTAACGGAGGAGATCCGCTCCGTCTGCGAAGCGGAGGGGTGGCCGATTCTCGGGGCCGTCCCGTTCGACGAGAAGATCACCCGGGCTACGAGCGACGGCCGAATCCCGGTGGAGGAGATGGGGCGACCGCTCGTGGAACTGTGGCGAGCGATTTTACAGAGAGGAAGTGCTAAAAACATGACCAAGATCAAGATAGGAATACCGTCCCTCGGGGCGGAGACGTCCAGCGCGGTCGCGGACCGTTTCGCGCGCGCTCCCTGGTTCGTAGTTGCAGACGAGAGCGGAAAGGTGCTCGAGTCCTTCGAGGGGACTGGTGCCGACGAGGCTCACGGGGCCGCGACTAAGATGCTGACGACCCTCTCGGAGAAGGGGGTCTCCGTGCTGCTGGTTCCGCGCCTCGGGCCTAATGCCATCAATTTCGCCAAGCAGGCGGGGATGAGCGCGTTCTGCGCGGAGGGGCTGACCGTCGCGGACGCATTGGCGAAGCACACGGAGGGCAAGCTCGAGAAACTTCTTTAG
- a CDS encoding Mrp/NBP35 family ATP-binding protein: protein MTLPPKSDKKGIKRIYAVGSGKGGVGKSSVTSLLALAESRQGKSVGILDADITGPSIPTFFGLKKFPFGNADGIEPPATRTGIRVISMNLLLDDPAKPVVWRGPLLGSAVSQFFNDVQWGDLDVLFVDLPPGTADAVLTAMQTIPLDGFLLVTSPQELASLVVRKAARMAEMMDIPLVGVLENMSEIRCPHCGERIELFGGSHSAALTEELKVPFWGSLSLDPRLAELGDAGRIEEYDDSAVFSVLEKGLEGLL from the coding sequence TTGACACTACCACCAAAAAGCGACAAAAAGGGCATCAAACGAATCTACGCCGTCGGCAGCGGCAAGGGCGGCGTGGGCAAGAGCTCGGTAACGTCCCTGTTGGCTCTGGCGGAATCTCGCCAGGGCAAGAGCGTCGGCATACTGGACGCGGACATCACGGGCCCGTCCATACCCACCTTCTTCGGCCTGAAGAAGTTCCCGTTCGGCAACGCCGACGGGATAGAGCCGCCCGCGACACGCACCGGCATACGGGTCATCTCCATGAACCTGCTGCTGGACGACCCGGCCAAGCCCGTCGTCTGGCGCGGTCCGCTGCTCGGCAGCGCCGTCAGCCAGTTTTTCAACGACGTGCAGTGGGGCGATCTGGACGTGCTCTTCGTCGACCTGCCTCCAGGGACGGCCGACGCTGTGCTGACCGCGATGCAGACTATCCCGCTGGACGGTTTCCTGCTGGTGACGTCACCGCAGGAGCTGGCGTCGCTGGTGGTGCGCAAGGCCGCGAGAATGGCCGAGATGATGGACATCCCGCTGGTTGGCGTGCTGGAGAACATGAGCGAGATTCGCTGCCCTCACTGCGGCGAGCGCATAGAACTGTTCGGAGGCAGCCACTCGGCCGCACTCACGGAGGAGCTGAAGGTCCCCTTCTGGGGAAGCCTCTCCCTGGACCCGCGCCTGGCGGAGCTGGGCGACGCGGGGCGAATCGAGGAGTACGACGACTCGGCAGTCTTCTCCGTGCTGGAGAAGGGCTTGGAGGGGCTGCTGTAG
- a CDS encoding FAD-dependent oxidoreductase, whose translation MSKKKVLIIGGVACGAKAAARLARLAPEYEITILERGEHLSVAGCGFPYFVGDVVKEYKDLVCTPLGIVRDANFFRNVKNVTVHTSCLATRIDKEHKVVKATNTGTGEECLFPYDELVLATGASPIRPPIPGVDLNRVFTLWTMPDAMAMKSAIDAGSVKSAVIIGGGLIGMEVVEALADRGISVSVADIQPTPLPALIGEDFGLRVAKVLKQKGVGFYGGEKVVEIIGEGGVVKAVKTDKRELPADMVLMAVGIRPNTVLAKEAGLELHANGTIVVDECLRTSDPFIFAGGDCVQSKNILTEKSVWQPMGSTANRQGRVIADNIAGLPSRFAGVIGTAILKLFHLTIGKTGLNEEQARAAGFDPVSVIVEEPDRPHFMPGMGDMTIRLVADRRSRLVIGAQFMGNGVIDKRLDSIVAGISSGMTVDMLADADFAYAPPFATALDPTTHAANTLRNKMDGLVKTYSPVELKARMEESEPPVLLDVRSPQELDQQGRLPYDFINIPLGQLRARLSEVPEGREVVAFCKISARAWDAVAIFRGNNREDVAILEGGAMAWPYELK comes from the coding sequence ATGAGCAAGAAGAAGGTCCTGATTATAGGAGGGGTGGCGTGCGGCGCGAAGGCGGCCGCCAGGCTGGCGCGGCTGGCGCCCGAATACGAGATCACGATACTGGAGCGGGGAGAGCACCTCAGCGTCGCCGGGTGCGGCTTTCCCTATTTCGTGGGCGACGTGGTGAAGGAGTACAAGGACCTGGTCTGCACTCCGCTGGGCATAGTGCGCGACGCCAACTTTTTCCGCAACGTGAAGAACGTGACCGTTCACACATCCTGCCTGGCAACGCGCATCGACAAGGAGCACAAGGTGGTCAAGGCGACGAACACGGGTACCGGCGAGGAGTGCCTCTTCCCCTACGATGAACTCGTGCTGGCCACCGGGGCGTCGCCCATCCGCCCCCCGATCCCCGGCGTGGACCTGAACCGGGTGTTCACCCTGTGGACGATGCCGGACGCGATGGCGATGAAGTCCGCGATCGATGCGGGCAGCGTCAAGTCGGCTGTGATCATCGGCGGCGGCCTGATCGGCATGGAGGTCGTGGAGGCGCTGGCCGACAGAGGCATCTCGGTCTCGGTGGCCGATATTCAGCCAACACCGCTGCCGGCGCTTATAGGCGAGGACTTCGGCCTTAGGGTAGCAAAGGTGCTGAAGCAGAAGGGCGTGGGCTTCTACGGCGGCGAGAAGGTCGTAGAGATAATCGGAGAGGGCGGCGTAGTCAAGGCCGTCAAGACCGACAAGCGAGAGCTGCCGGCCGATATGGTGCTGATGGCGGTCGGGATCCGTCCCAACACGGTTCTTGCCAAAGAGGCTGGGTTGGAGCTACACGCCAACGGAACCATCGTGGTCGACGAGTGCCTTCGCACCAGTGATCCGTTCATCTTCGCGGGGGGTGACTGCGTCCAGTCCAAGAACATCCTGACGGAGAAGTCCGTCTGGCAGCCTATGGGCTCCACCGCGAACCGCCAGGGCCGTGTGATTGCCGACAACATCGCCGGGCTACCCTCGCGCTTCGCCGGGGTCATCGGCACCGCCATTTTGAAGCTGTTTCACCTGACCATCGGCAAGACGGGACTCAACGAGGAGCAGGCGCGCGCCGCCGGTTTCGACCCGGTCAGCGTGATCGTGGAGGAGCCGGATCGCCCGCACTTCATGCCGGGGATGGGTGATATGACCATACGCCTCGTCGCCGACAGGAGGTCGCGATTAGTGATAGGCGCCCAGTTCATGGGCAACGGCGTGATCGACAAGAGGCTGGACTCCATCGTCGCGGGCATCTCCTCCGGCATGACGGTGGACATGCTGGCCGACGCTGACTTCGCCTACGCGCCGCCCTTCGCAACCGCTCTCGATCCGACCACCCACGCGGCCAATACCCTCAGGAACAAGATGGATGGCCTGGTGAAGACCTACTCCCCTGTCGAGCTCAAGGCCCGCATGGAGGAGAGCGAACCGCCCGTTCTGCTTGATGTGCGCTCCCCGCAGGAGCTGGACCAGCAGGGGCGTCTGCCCTACGACTTCATCAACATCCCGCTGGGGCAGCTTCGCGCTCGTCTCTCCGAGGTTCCGGAGGGCAGGGAAGTCGTTGCCTTCTGCAAGATCTCCGCGCGCGCGTGGGACGCGGTGGCGATATTCAGGGGAAACAACAGGGAGGACGTTGCGATCCTCGAGGGAGGCGCGATGGCCTGGCCGTACGAGTTGAAGTAG
- a CDS encoding PTS transporter subunit EIIC — translation MNAAYVGRILELLGGRENVCSVANCMTRLRIRLKDASRTDVAGLKALEGVLGVVEGETLQVVVGPGRAKRVADILVGEFGVACGGAAVGDRVEKKRDARREVKRGPFKTALETIAAIFVPLIPAIIASGIFNGLGGLLDTMLKQQLVAGAGWEFGRSICQLVGASFLGYFAIFTGVNAARCFGATEALGGMTGAMTAGAQINEISQLLGLFDPDVPLNSILTTGKGGVIGVILGVYILAKVEKRLRKMVPNVLDLILTPLVALLVVALGMVFVVMPVSGYFSDWLVDALSLIINSGSAAVSIVSGYVLAALFLPMVLLGLHHGLIPIYAIQLQTFGGVSLFPVLAMSGGGQVGAAAAIWLKARNTKNSRIRSVIAGALPAGLLGIGEPLIYGVTLPMGKPFITAGLGAGFGGAYVMATGVMATSWGPSGLLALPMMQPGSMLNYLAGILISYVGGFLITWIFVKESDVAGA, via the coding sequence ATGAACGCGGCGTATGTCGGAAGGATCCTGGAGCTTCTAGGCGGGAGGGAGAATGTCTGCTCGGTTGCGAACTGCATGACTCGACTTCGTATTCGGCTGAAGGACGCCTCGAGGACGGACGTGGCCGGTCTGAAGGCTCTGGAGGGCGTTCTGGGCGTGGTCGAGGGGGAGACTCTTCAGGTCGTCGTCGGACCGGGAAGGGCGAAGAGGGTCGCGGATATCCTCGTCGGGGAGTTCGGAGTCGCGTGCGGCGGCGCGGCCGTCGGCGACCGGGTGGAGAAGAAGAGGGACGCCAGGCGGGAAGTTAAGAGAGGGCCTTTCAAGACTGCCCTGGAGACTATCGCCGCCATCTTCGTCCCGCTCATCCCGGCGATCATCGCGTCCGGCATCTTCAACGGGCTGGGCGGCCTCCTCGACACAATGCTGAAACAGCAGCTGGTCGCGGGCGCGGGCTGGGAGTTCGGTCGGTCCATCTGCCAGCTCGTCGGAGCCTCTTTCCTAGGCTACTTCGCCATATTCACCGGAGTAAACGCGGCCAGGTGCTTCGGCGCGACGGAGGCGCTGGGCGGCATGACCGGCGCAATGACAGCGGGGGCCCAGATCAACGAGATCTCGCAACTGCTCGGACTTTTCGACCCGGACGTACCGCTCAACTCCATCCTCACCACGGGCAAGGGCGGCGTCATCGGAGTGATACTTGGCGTGTATATTCTTGCCAAGGTGGAGAAGCGTTTGCGAAAGATGGTCCCCAACGTGCTCGACCTGATTCTGACACCGCTTGTCGCGCTTCTCGTCGTCGCGCTGGGCATGGTCTTCGTCGTGATGCCCGTCTCTGGCTACTTCTCGGACTGGCTGGTCGACGCTCTCTCCCTTATCATCAACTCCGGAAGCGCGGCTGTGAGCATAGTCTCGGGCTACGTTCTCGCCGCTCTCTTCCTCCCGATGGTGCTACTGGGGCTGCACCACGGCTTGATCCCCATCTACGCCATCCAGCTTCAGACCTTCGGGGGTGTCTCGTTGTTTCCGGTGCTGGCGATGTCCGGGGGAGGGCAGGTCGGAGCGGCGGCCGCCATCTGGCTGAAGGCGCGAAACACAAAAAACTCCCGAATCCGGAGCGTGATAGCCGGAGCGCTTCCGGCGGGCTTGCTAGGAATCGGAGAGCCTCTTATCTACGGCGTCACGCTTCCAATGGGGAAACCGTTCATAACCGCCGGTCTGGGCGCCGGGTTCGGCGGAGCGTACGTCATGGCGACCGGCGTGATGGCCACGTCGTGGGGGCCGTCCGGGCTGCTGGCGCTTCCCATGATGCAGCCGGGCAGCATGCTGAACTACCTCGCGGGGATTCTGATCTCCTACGTCGGAGGCTTCCTTATAACCTGGATCTTCGTGAAGGAGTCCGATGTGGCCGGTGCGTAG
- a CDS encoding HigA family addiction module antidote protein: MKKLDPVTPGELLLEEFLQPMGISRYRLAREIGVPPQRIGEIVAGKRSVTADTDLRLCRFFGLSNGYWLRAQAAYDTEVAERTLAPVLQKIRPWAERSAQRA; encoded by the coding sequence ATGAAAAAACTCGATCCCGTGACGCCGGGGGAGCTTCTGCTCGAGGAGTTTCTGCAACCGATGGGAATCAGCCGATACCGTCTTGCCAGAGAGATTGGAGTTCCCCCGCAGCGCATCGGGGAGATCGTCGCCGGGAAACGCTCGGTGACAGCGGACACCGACTTAAGGCTGTGCAGGTTTTTCGGGCTGTCCAACGGCTATTGGCTGCGCGCCCAGGCCGCGTACGATACCGAAGTCGCAGAAAGAACGCTGGCCCCTGTACTGCAAAAGATCAGACCCTGGGCGGAGCGTTCGGCGCAGAGGGCTTAG